The genomic window TTGGTTATAACCCATCCTAATAAAAGCGTGGAAAAGCTTTTCCAGATTGTTTTCTTTTTTGTCAACCCACAGATCCAAATCAATGGTAGAACGGATCACACCATGAAAATTGGTGGCGAATCCGCCAACAATCAAATATTTTACATTGCATCGGTCTAATGCTTGCAGAACATTATAATACAATCTACCCAATTCCTTCATGGATGTTCTTTATCTAAGAATATAAGCATTCCGTTCCTTCAATCTTTTTTCAACAGCCCTTTGGTAATTCGGACTGAATTTTTTATTAAACTCCATCATTTGCGTCAGTTTACGAAGTCGTTCTTCCGGAGTTAGTGACCTGGCTATCTCGCTTTTCAGTGTTTCCTTGTCTTTGTCCCTTTCAAATGGAAGATCGGGCTTCTGATTCATATCATTCTTATTGTACATATCTTGTGAACTTTTTTCTACATAACGAAAATACAGAAAAAAAATGGCCTTCACCCCGGAAAATATATAATTGGAACTGATTAAACTGATTTCAAATAATAATTTATACCGAAGGAATTATCTGGATCATTGCCTTGAGTGGATAGATGATGCAGCGATAACTTCCTATCTGTTAATTTCGTATCCTATTCCCCATTCAAAATAATCAGCCAATGCAAACCAGTGATGTTTTATGGAAAACTGGAGGGAAAGATTGTTTTCCATAGAATACTTCACCCCCAGGCGACCAGTGAAAGATGGAATATCCATTGAGGGTCTGTATATATAGAGGCCCGGATGAAGTATAAACGAAATCGGGCCTATGTCCCTTTGCAATGAAAGATGAATGGCAGATTGAAAAGGGAGTGGCGACTCATCACGCTCTGCACTTTTATAGGGAAAATATGACCAGGAATCATTATAAAAAAAGTCGATTCCTAAGCCGATACTGCTTTGTGGCAAATATCTGTATCCATAATCAAATATCAGACTTGATGTAAAAATCTGAAATTCTTTACTTTTATGTACTTGTTTAACACCTGGTGCAATCGTAAAGGAAAAGCAATTTCTTTCTTTTGTTTCTTTATCTCGTGATAAAACCAGCTTTCCGGAATGTTTGTGAGTCGAACTAAATTCCAGGCCTGTATGAAAAGTTAGCATATTTATCCCCAGATTCGGAGAAACAACTTTTCCGTTTGATAGATGATGAAAAGATATACCCGGCCTGAGTATCCATTTATCTTCAATGAGTGTTATTTTGCCAATCAGAGAAATTCGTCCGTAAGCATTGAGATGGGATCCTAAAGCTATATTGAAGGGGTTGTTCTCCGGATCATATTTTTTTGTTGCATATGCGGCTCCCAGGACTATTTTTAATTGAACAGGCAATTCATCTGTTAATAAAGGATTTTGCATACTCATATAGGCAGCGTGAACATTACCAAAAACTTCATTATTTCCCAGATTGGAATAAAAATAGCCGGTACCGAGAATTGAATTATTGAATCGCTCTTTGTTTTCATCGTAAAACCAGGCATTCAGTTCGAGACTTCTTATATATTCACGATTCAAAGCCTCCATTGTAGAATAATGTGGAAGCATCGTTCCTGTATGAATACTCAAGTTATAATGGATAGGAGTTTCATTATCAGGCAATTCGGCAATTGCATTTAACTCAAAAAAACAGACAATAATGAGCACCATGCATATTTGAGAACCGATTTTAATCATAGAAATACACTAGAGTCCGACAAAATTGAAAAATAATGGGACTATTCCCAAAAAGTTGCACCCCAATGTTATAAGTTTGTATTTGCCAAAACAAAACCTTACAACATGGATAAAGATAAAGAAATTAATTTTGTTGGAAAGCCGAACCTTTGGGTTGACATTCAAGGAAATCCTACTGACAGATTCAACCACTATCCGGTTATTCAGCTTTATAATCAAAGGATTAGACCGTAATCCGAAAAGAGACAGCAAAAAAAGTAGGCTGTAGATGATAAGGCAGGTGATATTTCTTTGTCGTTTCTCTGACCATTGGGGCGATGTTTCTGTAATGCAAATGGCTGATATTGGGAAACAAATACCAAGAGGATATTCAGGTTTGAGGTTACTATACCTTGGATTCATTTTCCATATTTTCCTTACCTTTATTGAAAAAGGTTTCTCCTTTCACTAGAATGGATCATACCTCATCAATTACCATTCATGAAACCGATGTGAAAAGTTCAGTGTATTATAAAATTCCCTTTGATTTCCCGTGCAGATACAGAGCCTTGTATATCTATTTAGAATGTCTCTATATTAGCCAACTGCGGGACATTATCAAATAAACCTGCTGGAGCAGGAAATCTTTGAACCTTGCGTTGGTAGATTAAGAGAAGGTTTTCATCAGGCCAAAGGTTTCTTCCGATATCTTCAAATATTGCAGGTATATATCCGGATACCGGGATGAGTCAAGACCAACCACCCTGTTTGTTATTTCTTTAAGGTTAATACCAAGCAATCTATTTAGATATTATTTAGAATTAATATAAATTATTTGTTTATAAACCCTTTATAATTTACTCCTCTCTTATTTTTCATACCATGTTTTTATTACATCTACCCTATGTATATTTTTTTCTTTGACATAGAAAAAGTTGCAATTTTCATAAATCCCCTTTAATTTTGTAATAAACCAACAAATCTTGCTCAATATTAAGAAATTATGAGATTTTATTTATCCACTAATCAAAAAAAGGTAAGGCGACAAGCAGTGAATAACCTTTTTGAGATAAGAGTCGATTTTCCAATTTACACAAACACAAATATATGATCAAACCGGGAATTTTACATTTTAAGCTCATAGCCCTGACATTAATTGTTTCGGCAATGTTGATATCCTGCCAAACAAAAGATGATTCGGCATGGCAGAAAGGCAATATGCACACGCATACATTCTGGAGCGACGGGGATGATTTTCCCGAATCTGTGGCAAAATGGTATAAAGACAATGGATACGACTTTCTTGCAATCACCGATCACAATACATTGCTTGAAGGTATGCGTTGGAAAAAGTTCCCCGGAGAGCATCAAGCCCTGGAAAAGTATAAACGCTTGTTCGGTGAAGATTGGGTAGAGACCCAACCGGCTGAAGAGGAAGGAAATATCCAGGTTCGTCTGAGACC from Bacteroidales bacterium includes these protein-coding regions:
- a CDS encoding acyloxyacyl hydrolase, translating into MLPHYSTMEALNREYIRSLELNAWFYDENKERFNNSILGTGYFYSNLGNNEVFGNVHAAYMSMQNPLLTDELPVQLKIVLGAAYATKKYDPENNPFNIALGSHLNAYGRISLIGKITLIEDKWILRPGISFHHLSNGKVVSPNLGINMLTFHTGLEFSSTHKHSGKLVLSRDKETKERNCFSFTIAPGVKQVHKSKEFQIFTSSLIFDYGYRYLPQSSIGLGIDFFYNDSWSYFPYKSAERDESPLPFQSAIHLSLQRDIGPISFILHPGLYIYRPSMDIPSFTGRLGVKYSMENNLSLQFSIKHHWFALADYFEWGIGYEINR